The following coding sequences are from one Pigmentibacter sp. JX0631 window:
- a CDS encoding ABC-three component system middle component 5, giving the protein MIIYHKALDPYHCYYRFLFYSHSLKVNSVDFDRLRLMDFYYLFPSLLHDFDKKNSKKKKKKFPEQFENLELKIQIFFNLLPIQKQALGYLFSDGYYNLNNYLNSNEIVLEKEIEPEILDLFLKEKIGKETWIELFFKYFKNYELKKIKKLSKLMDTKNVI; this is encoded by the coding sequence ATGATTATCTATCATAAAGCTTTAGATCCGTATCATTGTTACTATCGTTTTTTATTTTACAGCCATTCTTTAAAGGTTAATAGCGTAGACTTCGATAGATTGAGGCTAATGGATTTTTACTACTTATTTCCAAGTCTTCTCCACGATTTTGATAAAAAAAATTCAAAGAAAAAGAAAAAAAAATTTCCAGAACAATTTGAAAATTTAGAACTAAAAATTCAAATATTTTTTAATCTCTTGCCTATTCAAAAGCAAGCATTAGGATATTTATTTTCTGACGGTTATTATAATTTAAATAATTATTTAAATAGTAATGAAATTGTTCTAGAAAAAGAAATTGAACCAGAAATTTTGGATTTATTTTTAAAAGAAAAAATTGGAAAAGAAACTTGGATTGAGTTATTTTTCAAATATTTCAAAAATTATGAGTTAAAAAAGATAAAAAAACTATCAAAATTAATGGATACAAAAAATGTTATATAG
- the map gene encoding type I methionyl aminopeptidase: MIVKTDEEVKKLQKIGTIVADTLVYMKSMARAGMTTLELDEIGSEFLKKNNAKSAPQLMYNFPGATCISINHHIAHGIPSSNIIKSGDLINIDVSAELDGFFADTGGSFIIDENNDLNMIKLCQATIAAMYAGINSIKAGAKISNIGSAIEKIAKEKNFTIIENLGSHGVGLSLHEEPKFIAPYFDKNDRRILQNGQVITVEPFLSNGAKYAKEDKDGWTLFIEKNKRAAQFEHSIIVTENEPIILTIPSHGRFF, encoded by the coding sequence ATGATCGTTAAGACGGATGAAGAAGTAAAAAAATTGCAAAAAATCGGTACAATTGTTGCTGATACTCTTGTTTATATGAAAAGTATGGCTCGCGCGGGAATGACTACCTTAGAATTAGATGAAATAGGTTCAGAGTTTTTAAAAAAAAATAATGCAAAATCCGCTCCCCAATTGATGTATAATTTTCCAGGTGCAACATGCATTTCTATTAATCATCATATTGCACATGGTATACCATCAAGTAACATAATAAAATCCGGTGATTTAATTAATATCGATGTATCAGCAGAGTTAGATGGTTTTTTTGCTGATACAGGCGGATCATTTATCATTGATGAAAATAATGATTTAAATATGATTAAACTATGCCAAGCAACAATTGCAGCCATGTATGCAGGAATTAATAGTATTAAAGCTGGTGCAAAAATTTCAAATATTGGTTCTGCCATTGAGAAAATAGCTAAAGAAAAAAATTTCACCATCATTGAAAACTTAGGCAGCCATGGAGTTGGTCTATCCTTACATGAAGAGCCTAAATTTATTGCCCCTTATTTTGATAAAAATGATCGCAGAATACTTCAAAATGGCCAAGTAATAACCGTGGAACCTTTTTTGTCCAACGGTGCTAAATATGCAAAAGAGGACAAAGATGGCTGGACTTTATTTATCGAGAAAAATAAAAGAGCAGCACAATTTGAGCACTCTATTATTGTTACCGAAAATGAGCCTATTATATTGACTATTCCAAGTCATGGGAGATTTTTTTGA